Genomic DNA from Lagenorhynchus albirostris chromosome 9, mLagAlb1.1, whole genome shotgun sequence:
CTCCCCCAGAGGTGAGCTAGTGCTCCTTCACCAGGTGAATTCTGCAGGAGCCTCTCTGCATTCCAAGCCCTGTGCTTTTTCCGTTTCCCCTCATAGACTCACAGGCTCGTCCCACACAGAAACTCACTCAGCAAAGCAAACTCTCCGAACGATCCTCCAGGAGAGAGAATGGAGCAGGTTTACGTTGCACACACCCAGCACCCCACTTCACAGTCCCCCATGGACATCCCCAAACTTCAAATTCCTCTTTTCAGTGGCACTCAGACCTCCTCCTCACTTACTCTTCCTCCCCCGTAGGCATCCCCGTCCCAAATCCTACCTCCAAATTGTGCACCGAAATGATTCTAGGTGCTCACCAAAGCCATGTGGAGTCCTCACTTCAAAGGCACCTCAGTGGCCAATGTAAGTTATTTGGGCACAAATATGTCATTCTTCCAAATGCACGCGCAGCTCTCCacaaaaagaatgagattttCTTCATCTTGTTACATGTGTGTCCTAATGcccttaattatatatatatatatttaacttttattccAAACCTTCCACTTCATTAGACTCctgatttactcattcattcattcatacactgtatgaatatttattgagaacacaCTGTGCCACACACAgagctaggcactggggatataaAAAGTGCTCCTGTCTTCAGAGAGTTGACACACTGAGCCGTTTCTAACCCACCTGACCTGGCCATCCTCACACCTGTCCTAGCAAGAGATCACATTCTTCTCATGTCCCTAAAGCTGGGTCTTCTTTCTCCTTAGTGAATGGGTCACTCTTAGTCATGAGGGTGGCCCCCTATCAtctctgtgtctttctgatttcaTGCACCTGAGAGGAAATTTCTGGCCCAGGACAGAAGTAATGTTCTGGCCCATCACCCTCTCCTGGACTCTCAGATTCTATCCCATTTACCTTCGTTCTTCAGGAAATTCTAGGGACATGACATAACCTCTGGACAATGCATTCTGGTGGGGGGACTACAGCACGTTCCTATGTCAGTAGAGGGTCCATGTTGCGGTAGAGAGAGCCCAGGCATTTGAGTCAGAGggaactgggtttgaatccatTTTCCAGGTCTCCAGGGCTGTGTGGACGTCAGTAAGTATCTTAATCTCTGCAAGGCTCCAGTTCCCTCCTCTGTAACACAGGGACAGTAATTCCCACCTAGCAGGGTGGCCGTGAGAATCTGTGATCGCACAGCAGGTGCTGACATTTTGTGTCAGAAACCTCCAGCAGAGGGTTTCTGAGTTTGGATCCAACCACCCCAGCCTGGGAGACCGAACTCATACTAATGAATCACAGTGACCAGGCCCTTTCTAAATGTGACGTACTGACCCTGACCCTGCTCTTGCTGAATATCATCTCTGCCCTGGGAGGACTGGCAAGAAACTCAGTTGTGCTGTGGCTCCTGGGCTTCCGCCTGTGCAAGATCTTCACCATCTACATCTTCAACCTGGCGAAAGCCAACTTCCTCTTCCTCAGCGGCCAGATTACAGGTTCCCCGGAGACACGCATCACTTCCTGCCACAACCCTACCCCATCGTTCTCAGCCTTGCGCCTATCTTTGCCTACCTCTCAGGCTGGAGCTTTCTCAGTGCCATTAGCACCAAGCGCCACTTGGCTACCCTGCAACCCAACTGGTGCCGCTGCCGCCGCCCCAAACACATCAGCTGTCGTGTGTGTCCCTCCTGCTGGGCAACCTAAAAGGGAATTACTGTGACCTGTTTAGGGATTTTGACGATGACCGGTATCCActatttgatttcatcattgCTGGGTGGCTGATTTTCTTATTGGTGGTTCTTGCTAGCTCCAGCCTAGCCCTGCGGATCAGGATCCTCTGTGAGTCCCAGCGGATGCAGCTGACCAGGCTCTACGTGGTCATCCTGCTAACAGTGCTGGTCTTCCTCCTCTGCAGCCTCCTCTCAGGCATCCAGAAGTTTCTGCTAGACTGGCTTCAGAAGGATTTCAATGTGtccttatattattttaatatagggATGATCCTGCCTAGCAGTGCCAACCCCACCATTGGCTTTTTCGTTGGCTCCTTCAGGCATCAGAGGCAGTGGCGGCTGCCCCTCAAGTTGGTTCTCCAGAGGGCTCTGGAGGACAGAACTGAGGTGAAGCAAAGGGGAGAAAGCCTTCCTCAGGAAACCGGggacatgtcaaaagtg
This window encodes:
- the LOC132526483 gene encoding LOW QUALITY PROTEIN: mas-related G-protein coupled receptor member X2-like (The sequence of the model RefSeq protein was modified relative to this genomic sequence to represent the inferred CDS: inserted 2 bases in 2 codons), which codes for MNHSDQALSKCDVLTLTLLLLNIISALGGLARNSVVLWLLGFRLCKIFTIYIFNLAKANFLFLSGQITGSPETRITSCHXPYPIVLSLAPIFAYLSGWSFLSAISTKRHLATLQPNWCRCRRPKHISCRVCXLLLGNLKGNYCDLFRDFDDDRYPLFDFIIAGWLIFLLVVLASSSLALRIRILCESQRMQLTRLYVVILLTVLVFLLCSLLSGIQKFLLDWLQKDFNVSLYYFNIGMILPSSANPTIGFFVGSFRHQRQWRLPLKLVLQRALEDRTEVKQRGESLPQETGDMSKVVSCSDAVSTRVQSEK